Proteins from one Rickettsiales bacterium genomic window:
- a CDS encoding ABC transporter permease subunit, which translates to MMRCNFTNLATVFGFLFLYIPIIILIVFSFNSSSIINVWQEFSFTWYRKLWQDEEIIAAFFTSFKVASLSATGAVIIGTLIGLALQRISAFKGKSIFSILLPIPLVVPEVVAGFAISLVFLSLNKLIGIPHKFGLETVVIAHMVIGVTYVALMVQAKLVELDPSFEEAALDLGAPPIKVFFLVTVPLIVPALISGWLLCFTISLDDLIIASFTSGAGVTTLPMLIYSRIRFGISPVINALATMIILMMVLFTVLALSINLTKKIKYNRK; encoded by the coding sequence ATGATGCGTTGTAACTTCACTAATCTAGCCACAGTTTTTGGATTCTTATTCCTCTATATTCCTATTATAATACTGATAGTGTTCTCCTTTAATAGTTCAAGCATTATCAACGTATGGCAAGAATTCTCTTTCACTTGGTATAGAAAATTATGGCAAGATGAAGAAATTATCGCCGCTTTTTTCACTAGTTTTAAAGTAGCATCCCTCTCAGCCACAGGAGCAGTTATAATTGGAACTTTAATAGGATTAGCCTTACAAAGAATTAGCGCTTTTAAAGGAAAATCAATCTTCTCAATATTACTGCCAATTCCGTTAGTGGTTCCAGAAGTAGTTGCTGGATTTGCTATTTCTTTAGTGTTTTTATCCTTAAATAAATTAATTGGAATTCCTCATAAATTTGGCTTAGAAACTGTAGTTATAGCACATATGGTTATTGGAGTAACTTATGTTGCCCTAATGGTTCAAGCAAAATTGGTTGAACTGGACCCATCTTTTGAAGAGGCAGCTCTTGATCTTGGAGCCCCTCCTATTAAAGTATTCTTTTTAGTTACTGTACCTTTAATTGTACCTGCATTAATTTCTGGCTGGCTACTATGCTTTACTATTTCTCTAGATGATCTAATTATTGCTAGCTTTACATCAGGAGCTGGAGTAACTACTCTCCCAATGTTAATTTATTCAAGAATACGCTTCGGGATAAGCCCCGTTATAAATGCATTAGCTACTATGATTATTTTAATGATGGTCCTATTTACAGTGCTTGCTTTATCAATTAACCTAACTAAAAAAATAAAATATAATAGGAAGTAA
- a CDS encoding cytochrome ubiquinol oxidase subunit I, which produces MFDLDPVLLARIQFAFTVSFHIIFPAFTIGLASFLSVLEWRWLKTNDKRFYDLYKFWVKIFAVAFGMGVVSGVVMSYQFGTNWSVFSDQTANVLGPLLGFEVLTAFFLESSFLGIMLFGWGRVSPKMHFASTLIVAIGTLTSAFWILSANSWMQTPQGFIMAEDGRLMPTNWLEIIFNPSFPYRFFHMVTAAYLTTAFVVGGVGALYILTKRHVPQAKVMLGMAAIMAIIVAPIQFFIGDEHGKNTMQHQPEKVAAMEGNWDKTTNVPLYLFGWPDQEEEVTKYGITIPGGASLILTHDINGEVPNLKSFPPENLPPVAWVFWSFRVMVGIGILMIFTGIFSAIEYFRGKLFQNPWLHRLWVMMIPSGFIAILAGWFVTEIGRQPFTVYGVIRTMKSVSPAIIGDQVAWSLLSFVVMYTFVFGAGSYYIVKLIKKGIPKNAKQNLSNNHDLASVIKAKGEL; this is translated from the coding sequence ATGTTTGATCTTGATCCGGTGTTACTTGCTCGAATCCAATTTGCATTCACTGTAAGCTTTCATATAATTTTTCCAGCTTTTACTATTGGATTAGCTAGCTTCCTTAGCGTATTAGAATGGCGCTGGTTAAAAACAAATGATAAAAGATTTTATGATCTCTATAAATTCTGGGTTAAAATTTTTGCAGTAGCTTTTGGAATGGGAGTGGTTTCAGGAGTGGTGATGTCCTACCAATTTGGCACTAATTGGTCTGTTTTTTCAGATCAAACAGCAAATGTATTAGGCCCGCTTCTTGGATTTGAAGTGTTAACAGCCTTTTTTCTTGAATCTTCCTTTCTTGGAATCATGCTATTTGGTTGGGGAAGAGTAAGCCCCAAAATGCATTTTGCTTCTACTTTAATTGTCGCTATTGGCACTTTAACATCAGCATTCTGGATTTTATCTGCTAATAGCTGGATGCAAACCCCTCAAGGGTTTATAATGGCAGAAGATGGTAGACTTATGCCAACAAATTGGCTGGAAATTATCTTCAACCCATCTTTTCCATATCGCTTCTTTCACATGGTAACAGCTGCATATTTGACTACAGCTTTTGTAGTGGGAGGAGTTGGAGCCTTATATATTCTAACCAAACGCCATGTACCGCAAGCGAAAGTTATGCTAGGCATGGCTGCCATTATGGCAATTATTGTTGCGCCTATTCAATTTTTCATAGGTGACGAACATGGAAAAAACACTATGCAACATCAGCCAGAAAAAGTTGCTGCAATGGAAGGAAATTGGGACAAAACTACCAATGTGCCTCTATATCTTTTTGGCTGGCCAGATCAAGAAGAGGAAGTTACTAAATATGGGATTACAATCCCTGGAGGCGCAAGTTTAATTCTGACCCATGATATAAATGGTGAAGTACCAAATCTTAAATCTTTTCCTCCAGAAAATCTTCCTCCCGTGGCATGGGTGTTTTGGTCTTTTAGAGTTATGGTAGGAATTGGTATATTAATGATATTTACAGGAATATTTAGCGCTATTGAATATTTCCGTGGCAAACTATTCCAAAACCCTTGGCTTCATAGATTGTGGGTTATGATGATTCCTTCCGGATTTATAGCTATACTTGCTGGTTGGTTTGTAACTGAAATAGGAAGACAACCCTTTACAGTATATGGGGTTATTAGAACAATGAAATCTGTTTCTCCTGCAATTATTGGCGATCAAGTGGCGTGGTCCTTATTATCTTTTGTTGTGATGTATACCTTTGTATTTGGAGCTGGCAGCTATTACATTGTGAAGTTAATAAAAAAAGGTATACCTAAAAATGCAAAACAAAATTTATCTAATAACCATGATTTAGCTTCGGTGATAAAAGCTAAAGGAGAATTATAA
- a CDS encoding ABC transporter ATP-binding protein gives MNDFTKPDAIIRIENISKQFKTNDYKTVDNISLDILRGESFSLLGPSGCGKTTLMRIIAGFETPDSGRVFIDGVDMTDTPPYKRPVNMMFQSYALFPHMNIWQNVAFGLEQEKLPRKEIETRVDEALGMVGMSNFSHRKPWQISGGQQQRVALARSIVKRPKVLLLDEPLGALDRQTSEKTQVELTNIQKILGISFLVVTHDQDEAMSMSDRMAVMKEGKLQQIGAPREIYDYPNSRFVANFVGSINVFHGYISDNTKKNRLVINSDQISSPILVNSYEQLNIGTEVWVAVRPEEMEIFSEPEDDSHNHAEGEIVDVAFFGSQIVYHVALPSNKIIHVSVPTSARAKNPLIDYGNMAYISWDKTDGVLLKS, from the coding sequence ATGAACGATTTTACTAAACCAGATGCAATTATTAGAATTGAAAATATTTCTAAGCAATTCAAAACAAATGATTACAAAACTGTTGATAACATAAGCTTAGATATATTAAGAGGCGAGTCATTCTCATTACTTGGCCCTTCTGGATGTGGTAAAACCACTCTAATGAGAATTATCGCTGGATTTGAAACTCCAGATAGCGGTAGAGTATTTATTGATGGGGTTGATATGACCGATACCCCTCCATATAAAAGACCTGTTAATATGATGTTTCAATCTTACGCATTATTTCCTCATATGAATATTTGGCAAAACGTTGCCTTTGGTTTGGAGCAAGAAAAATTACCTCGCAAAGAAATTGAAACAAGAGTTGATGAAGCTCTAGGAATGGTTGGAATGTCCAATTTCTCTCATCGTAAACCATGGCAGATTTCAGGTGGACAACAGCAAAGAGTAGCGTTAGCTAGAAGTATTGTAAAAAGACCTAAAGTATTGCTCCTTGACGAACCTTTAGGAGCACTAGATCGTCAAACCAGTGAAAAAACTCAAGTAGAACTAACTAATATTCAAAAAATCCTGGGGATCTCTTTCCTAGTTGTAACCCATGACCAAGATGAAGCTATGTCTATGTCTGATCGTATGGCAGTTATGAAAGAAGGAAAACTTCAGCAAATAGGGGCTCCTAGAGAAATATATGATTACCCCAACTCTAGGTTTGTGGCTAACTTTGTTGGATCAATTAATGTTTTTCATGGATATATAAGCGACAATACCAAAAAGAATCGCCTTGTTATTAATAGCGATCAAATATCTTCACCAATCTTAGTTAATTCTTATGAACAGCTAAATATAGGCACAGAAGTATGGGTGGCAGTTCGCCCAGAAGAAATGGAGATTTTTAGTGAACCAGAAGATGACTCACACAACCACGCAGAGGGAGAAATTGTTGACGTTGCCTTCTTTGGAAGCCAAATTGTTTACCATGTTGCTCTACCAAGCAATAAAATAATTCATGTGAGCGTGCCAACTTCAGCAAGGGCTAAAAACCCTTTGATAGATTATGGTAATATGGCTTATATCTCTTGGGATAAAACTGATGGAGTATTGCTAAAGTCATGA
- the cydB gene encoding cytochrome d ubiquinol oxidase subunit II has protein sequence MFNFSSYIDLPLIWGVIIATAIFLYVLLDGFDLGVGILFPFAPSDKCRDRMMNSIAPFWDGNETWLVLGGGGLFAAFPLAYSILMPAFYMPIIMMLLGLIMRGVAFEFRFKSEPHQRYLWDYAFHYGSLAAAFCQGMILGAFIQGVEVDGRNFSGGPFDWASGFSIMTGIAVVFGYALLGSTWLVMKSEDITQEWSRKVASYVLSFVGIFMVLVSIAVPFIEEQIKDFWFSTPNIYYLFPIPLITAALFIIIWRDLHGKKHEYRPFLASIGIFLMGYLGLGLSIFPWIIPFSYNIWDAAASGPGLSLMLVGVIPLLPVILGYTGYCYYIFRGKSSHEHMY, from the coding sequence ATGTTTAATTTTTCCTCTTATATTGATCTTCCACTAATCTGGGGGGTAATTATTGCAACAGCAATTTTTCTCTATGTATTACTAGATGGCTTTGACCTGGGAGTTGGAATATTATTTCCATTCGCTCCATCAGATAAATGTCGTGATCGTATGATGAACTCAATTGCTCCTTTTTGGGATGGCAATGAAACATGGTTAGTTCTGGGAGGAGGAGGTTTATTTGCTGCCTTTCCTTTAGCCTATTCTATTCTTATGCCAGCATTTTATATGCCCATTATAATGATGCTACTTGGACTAATAATGCGTGGAGTAGCTTTTGAATTCCGCTTCAAATCAGAACCACATCAACGCTATCTATGGGATTATGCCTTCCATTACGGGTCCTTAGCGGCAGCTTTTTGCCAAGGTATGATTCTTGGAGCCTTTATACAAGGTGTTGAAGTTGATGGTAGGAATTTCTCTGGAGGTCCTTTTGATTGGGCAAGCGGTTTTAGCATTATGACCGGCATTGCAGTGGTGTTTGGTTATGCGCTTTTAGGATCCACTTGGCTTGTTATGAAATCTGAAGATATAACTCAAGAATGGTCGCGTAAAGTTGCTTCTTATGTTCTTAGTTTCGTTGGTATTTTTATGGTATTGGTAAGCATTGCGGTACCATTTATAGAAGAGCAGATCAAAGATTTTTGGTTTAGCACTCCAAATATTTATTATTTATTTCCTATTCCTTTAATAACCGCCGCTTTATTTATAATAATATGGCGTGATCTTCATGGCAAAAAACATGAATATCGTCCTTTCTTAGCAAGTATTGGAATTTTTCTGATGGGATATTTAGGACTTGGGTTAAGTATTTTTCCATGGATTATTCCATTTAGTTATAACATTTGGGATGCCGCAGCTTCTGGTCCAGGACTGTCACTAATGTTAGTTGGAGTTATTCCCCTATTGCCAGTAATTCTAGGCTATACAGGATATTGTTATTATATCTTTAGAGGAAAGTCTAGCCATGAACACATGTATTAA
- the recA gene encoding recombinase RecA translates to MDKNKALDTALSQIEKAYGKGSIWKLGQRPKVEIEAISTGSIGLDLALGIGGLPKGRVIEIFGPESSGKTTLTLQVIAEAQKKGGTCAFVDAEHALDPIYAKKLGVNIDELVLSQPDTGEQALEIADTLVRSGAVDVLVVDSVAALVPKAEIEGEMGDSHMGLQARLMSQALRKLTGSMSKTNCMVIFINQIRMKIGVMFGSPETTTGGNALKFYASVRMDIRRTGSIKDKDEVIGNQTKVKVVKNKVSPPFKIAEFDIMYGEGISKRGELIDLGVKADIVEKSGSWYSYNNERMGQGRENCKLFLEQNPSIADEIEQKLRKLAENAADGFIDELTTIGEEIK, encoded by the coding sequence ATGGATAAAAATAAAGCTCTTGATACTGCTCTAAGTCAAATTGAAAAAGCTTATGGAAAAGGATCAATATGGAAACTAGGGCAACGCCCAAAAGTTGAAATAGAAGCAATTTCAACTGGATCAATAGGACTAGATTTAGCTTTAGGAATAGGTGGCTTACCAAAAGGAAGAGTTATTGAAATATTTGGCCCTGAAAGCTCAGGTAAAACAACTTTAACATTACAAGTTATAGCTGAAGCTCAAAAGAAAGGCGGCACTTGCGCATTCGTTGATGCAGAGCATGCCTTAGACCCAATTTACGCTAAAAAACTAGGTGTAAACATAGATGAGCTGGTGTTATCACAACCAGACACAGGAGAACAAGCTCTAGAAATAGCTGACACTTTAGTGCGCTCTGGTGCCGTGGATGTATTGGTTGTAGATAGTGTGGCGGCATTAGTTCCAAAAGCTGAAATAGAAGGAGAAATGGGTGACTCTCATATGGGCCTTCAAGCAAGGTTAATGAGCCAAGCTCTACGTAAATTAACTGGGTCAATGTCTAAAACTAATTGTATGGTTATTTTCATTAATCAAATTAGAATGAAAATTGGAGTAATGTTCGGCAGTCCTGAAACCACTACAGGTGGAAATGCTTTAAAATTTTATGCATCAGTTAGAATGGATATCAGAAGAACTGGGTCTATAAAAGATAAAGATGAAGTTATTGGTAACCAAACCAAGGTAAAAGTAGTAAAGAACAAAGTCTCTCCCCCTTTTAAAATTGCTGAATTTGATATTATGTATGGAGAGGGAATTTCTAAAAGAGGTGAGTTAATTGACCTAGGAGTTAAAGCAGATATTGTTGAAAAGTCTGGTTCTTGGTATTCATATAACAATGAAAGAATGGGCCAAGGACGCGAGAATTGTAAGTTATTCTTAGAACAGAATCCTAGCATTGCTGATGAAATAGAACAAAAGCTACGCAAGCTAGCGGAGAATGCTGCTGATGGATTTATTGATGAGCTTACAACAATTGGTGAAGAAATAAAATAA
- a CDS encoding helix-turn-helix transcriptional regulator, with product MELDKEIIDHQRNTFKEFMQQQNLTPSSWAKKAGVTEATIRHYLSGRSQSLTSLVLEKLANSAGVSVSEIIGGKKFVYKNVELQDITLNRPLMLQTLIDVEEFINNSDLTIDAKEKAHITMAWYDLAQILKKEKRDDSSESYLEELINKTN from the coding sequence ATGGAGTTAGACAAAGAAATTATTGACCATCAAAGAAACACCTTTAAAGAGTTTATGCAACAGCAAAACCTTACCCCATCCTCCTGGGCAAAGAAGGCTGGGGTAACTGAAGCAACAATCCGCCATTATTTAAGTGGAAGAAGCCAATCTCTAACTAGTCTTGTTCTAGAAAAATTAGCAAATAGCGCAGGAGTTTCTGTTAGCGAAATAATAGGAGGAAAGAAGTTTGTTTATAAAAATGTTGAACTGCAGGATATAACTCTCAATAGACCCCTAATGCTTCAAACTCTTATTGATGTTGAAGAGTTCATTAATAACTCTGATCTTACAATAGACGCGAAAGAAAAAGCTCACATCACTATGGCCTGGTATGACCTTGCACAAATACTAAAAAAAGAAAAAAGAGATGACTCCTCTGAATCTTACCTTGAAGAACTAATAAATAAAACAAATTAG
- a CDS encoding UbiX family flavin prenyltransferase, with protein MKLIVAITGASGVIFGVRLLEILKETKNVQVHLIISKSANITIKSETKYKVSDIKSLADFSYSIENIGACMSSGSFRTDGMIIAPCSIKTMSAIAHSYCDNLITRSADVILKERKKLVLMLRETPLHLAHLRNMTMIAENGGIIYPPVPAFYQNPQNIDDIVNHTVCRVLDLFDINCDKIKRWEGLF; from the coding sequence ATGAAGTTGATAGTAGCAATAACTGGTGCTTCTGGGGTAATTTTTGGTGTTAGGTTGTTAGAAATATTAAAGGAAACAAAAAATGTTCAGGTACACTTGATCATTAGTAAATCAGCTAATATTACCATCAAGAGCGAAACTAAGTATAAAGTATCTGATATTAAATCTCTTGCTGATTTTTCATATAGTATTGAAAATATAGGTGCTTGTATGTCCAGTGGTTCTTTTAGAACTGATGGTATGATCATTGCGCCTTGCTCTATAAAAACAATGTCTGCCATTGCACATTCTTATTGTGATAACTTAATTACTAGATCTGCTGATGTTATTTTAAAAGAAAGAAAAAAATTAGTATTAATGCTCCGTGAAACTCCACTTCATTTAGCGCACTTGCGTAACATGACGATGATCGCAGAAAATGGAGGAATAATCTATCCTCCAGTGCCAGCATTTTATCAGAACCCTCAAAACATAGATGACATAGTAAACCACACAGTTTGTCGCGTATTAGACTTATTCGATATCAATTGTGATAAGATTAAACGTTGGGAAGGTTTATTTTAG
- a CDS encoding frataxin family protein, which yields MVMEYSQFTKLAGEEINFIYDALEEAEFDEDFDLISDVLYIYTSKGDYVINQHSPTQQIWLSSPVSNAGYFNYDVLTKEWKDKKNRSIRKVLSEDLGVII from the coding sequence ATGGTCATGGAATATTCACAATTTACTAAATTAGCTGGGGAAGAAATTAACTTTATCTATGATGCCTTAGAGGAAGCTGAATTTGATGAAGATTTCGATCTTATAAGCGATGTACTCTATATTTATACCAGCAAAGGAGATTACGTAATTAATCAACATTCTCCAACTCAGCAGATTTGGCTATCTTCTCCTGTTAGTAATGCTGGATATTTTAATTATGATGTTCTTACTAAAGAGTGGAAAGATAAAAAGAATAGATCAATTAGGAAAGTTTTATCTGAAGATTTAGGAGTAATAATATGA
- the apaG gene encoding Co2+/Mg2+ efflux protein ApaG, which produces MKVTIVPSYQDDLSSNHDFFWEYLVSVENTSNSVVQLVGRYWQIIGADGTTQEVIGDTIVGERPILKPGEAFEYKSLANLKTSSGIMKGHYKMLANGKILDIEIPSFSLDNPYEIISIN; this is translated from the coding sequence ATGAAAGTGACAATTGTCCCATCTTACCAAGATGACTTATCATCAAACCATGATTTTTTTTGGGAATACCTAGTTTCTGTTGAAAACACTAGTAATTCTGTGGTACAACTAGTTGGTAGATATTGGCAAATTATTGGTGCCGATGGCACTACCCAAGAAGTTATAGGGGATACTATAGTTGGAGAACGCCCTATTTTAAAACCAGGTGAAGCCTTTGAATATAAAAGCTTAGCTAACTTAAAAACATCCTCTGGAATAATGAAGGGTCATTACAAAATGCTAGCTAATGGAAAAATACTTGATATTGAAATCCCTAGTTTCTCATTAGATAACCCTTATGAAATAATAAGCATTAATTAA
- a CDS encoding type II toxin-antitoxin system RatA family toxin yields the protein MPKLVRNISAPYDAKFLFDLVADIESYPEFLPWCVAARINDRKNNIIYAELVIKYKLFRSSYVSKVTLIPNKEIVVELADGPFKNLQNHWKFTPNANGVDAEFMLDFTLKSKILNNIISNEFDYYSNKLIDAFLKRAALIHKETSNS from the coding sequence ATGCCTAAATTAGTTCGTAATATATCCGCTCCATATGATGCAAAATTTTTGTTTGATTTAGTAGCGGATATAGAATCTTATCCTGAATTCCTTCCCTGGTGCGTGGCCGCTAGAATTAATGATCGTAAAAATAATATAATTTATGCAGAATTAGTCATTAAGTATAAACTATTTCGCAGCTCATATGTCTCTAAAGTTACCCTAATACCAAACAAAGAAATTGTGGTGGAACTAGCTGATGGGCCTTTTAAAAATTTACAGAATCATTGGAAATTTACTCCAAACGCAAACGGCGTGGACGCAGAGTTTATGCTGGATTTCACTCTAAAATCTAAAATATTGAATAACATAATAAGTAATGAGTTTGATTATTATTCTAATAAACTTATAGATGCCTTTTTAAAAAGAGCTGCTTTAATTCACAAAGAAACTTCCAATAGTTGA
- a CDS encoding ABC transporter permease, which translates to MNIGIFDRYRTLIIVPPLLWVGLFIVVALILLLVISFSEPEFGITPYKSFLQLKDGKLEISPFFEGYKVLFQDSFYLKALANSIKLALISTIFTFLLAYPMAYVMYRATPKQRLLLLILTIAPFWTALLIRIYGWIIILKPQGLLNDFLLWIRIIDEPLNLLNTQTAVVIGIVYTYLPFMILPIYSSLLKIKENILEAAADLGSKPLSIFWKITFPLSIPGVVVGIVLVFIPAVGEFVIPDLLGGAKVITVGKLLWTEFFMNRDWPMAAAITILMVLIVLIPIKILHYFYGDK; encoded by the coding sequence ATGAATATTGGAATTTTTGACCGCTACCGTACATTAATTATAGTTCCTCCCTTGTTGTGGGTAGGATTATTTATTGTTGTTGCATTGATATTACTTCTGGTAATTAGTTTTAGCGAACCTGAATTTGGAATTACACCTTATAAATCCTTTTTACAACTTAAAGATGGTAAATTGGAGATAAGCCCCTTTTTTGAAGGGTATAAAGTTTTATTCCAAGATTCTTTTTACCTAAAGGCTCTAGCTAACTCTATAAAACTTGCTCTAATTTCTACAATATTTACATTTCTGTTGGCATATCCAATGGCCTATGTAATGTATAGAGCCACCCCTAAACAGCGTCTATTATTACTAATTCTAACTATCGCTCCATTCTGGACTGCTTTATTGATAAGGATCTATGGATGGATAATAATTCTAAAACCTCAGGGATTATTAAATGATTTTCTACTGTGGATTAGAATAATTGATGAACCTTTAAATCTACTTAATACTCAAACAGCTGTTGTTATAGGAATTGTTTATACTTATCTTCCCTTTATGATACTCCCGATTTATTCTTCGTTATTAAAAATAAAAGAAAATATATTAGAGGCAGCTGCAGATCTAGGATCTAAACCATTATCCATTTTTTGGAAAATAACTTTTCCACTATCTATTCCAGGAGTGGTTGTGGGAATTGTATTAGTATTCATTCCTGCAGTTGGTGAATTTGTTATTCCAGATTTATTAGGTGGCGCTAAAGTTATTACAGTTGGAAAATTATTATGGACTGAATTTTTTATGAACCGTGACTGGCCAATGGCGGCAGCAATCACCATTTTAATGGTATTAATTGTGCTTATACCTATTAAAATACTTCATTATTTTTATGGAGATAAATGA
- the dxr gene encoding 1-deoxy-D-xylulose-5-phosphate reductoisomerase produces the protein MARKTIALFGSTGSIGENTVEILKKKPENFELKVLTAHNNVELLAKQALELNPQYVHLGDSSKIEQLKSLLKNTNIEIITNSIDEIAKIKVDLTVMSIVGSAAILPTINAIKSGNDIALANKECLVCAGHIIMSLAKKHNVNIIPIDSEHSGLFQVFDSNRAHLIKDITLTASGGPFREYPLEQMKLITKTQALKHPNWIMGAKITIDSATLVNKALEVIEAYHLFPIKPKQIKIIVHPESIIHAIANYQDGSMLAQMSAANMQIPISYALFYPERAILNEFNSFDLTKIGHLNFYKPEPEKFKSLQLLESVLANIDTNASLIFNIANEIAVDAFLKDKIGFLQITQVTEFALEKIDFKTLNTLEEILESMEMVKQLSAEYIKSIH, from the coding sequence ATGGCTAGAAAAACCATCGCTCTATTTGGAAGCACTGGTTCTATTGGTGAGAACACAGTTGAAATACTTAAAAAAAAACCTGAAAATTTTGAGCTCAAAGTTTTAACCGCTCATAATAATGTAGAACTTCTAGCTAAACAAGCTTTAGAGCTCAACCCCCAATATGTTCATCTTGGAGACTCTAGCAAAATAGAACAACTAAAATCTTTACTAAAAAATACTAATATTGAGATTATAACTAACTCCATTGATGAAATAGCAAAAATTAAAGTTGATTTAACCGTAATGTCTATTGTTGGATCAGCTGCTATATTACCAACTATTAATGCAATAAAATCTGGTAATGATATAGCTTTAGCTAATAAGGAATGTTTAGTTTGCGCAGGACATATTATTATGAGCCTTGCTAAAAAGCATAATGTAAATATTATTCCTATTGATTCAGAACATAGTGGATTATTTCAAGTTTTTGACTCTAACAGAGCACATCTAATTAAAGACATCACTTTAACGGCTTCTGGAGGACCTTTTAGAGAGTATCCATTAGAGCAAATGAAATTAATTACTAAGACCCAAGCACTAAAACATCCAAACTGGATTATGGGAGCAAAAATTACCATCGATAGCGCAACTTTAGTGAATAAAGCCTTAGAGGTTATTGAAGCTTATCATCTTTTTCCTATAAAGCCTAAGCAAATAAAAATAATTGTTCATCCTGAATCGATCATTCATGCAATAGCAAATTATCAAGATGGATCAATGCTTGCTCAAATGAGCGCAGCTAATATGCAGATCCCAATCTCATATGCTTTGTTTTACCCAGAACGGGCAATACTTAATGAATTTAATAGTTTTGATCTAACCAAAATTGGGCATTTAAATTTTTATAAACCAGAACCAGAAAAATTTAAGTCTCTACAGCTCTTAGAGTCAGTACTTGCAAACATTGACACTAACGCATCTTTAATCTTTAATATTGCAAATGAAATTGCAGTTGATGCATTCTTAAAAGATAAAATAGGATTTCTTCAAATAACCCAAGTCACTGAATTTGCATTAGAAAAAATAGATTTTAAAACATTAAACACATTGGAAGAAATTTTAGAGTCTATGGAAATGGTAAAACAATTATCTGCAGAATACATAAAATCAATTCATTAA